A region of Phaeodactylum tricornutum CCAP 1055/1 chromosome 14, whole genome shotgun sequence DNA encodes the following proteins:
- a CDS encoding predicted protein: MAVEGDKHQRQPGEATASHEQERASKRAKNGSNLQSDDNRLDALLDQVWAHYRAFLESAADQYDEEIEHTDGKNMEGDYDELEEILQLLLSHNGASYQTPHLGTDARTSLSTLTTRRSLLPVLVSVVSNILADAAIAESLQSLNEGRDRLNLDEHLPTIQRHVTNALTYCPWNAAAWSMAANWGRLTQRLVWVENRGADVAHWYHYAATCAHHVRHVALELLDDDTVDVAVKEWLESLVLNQMVGVEFMVDDEESDIEEKDDEQVETSSELEYWSASSVEGTARFMAAMQLSVIGQHDLAKSHLQHFPVTHRLHPHLWRWGEEGNGTGTTNQQNERNEMATKLPKETIKDPAMYRQQAKFCGCAQGALLPQTLYQQLCSVFAPEAAYWQESGYAHRGYYSYFMDRPSSQQTPRNVLEDVVMNYVLPAVETHLGGPTADGICGFEWWIHTRPIQANLGHNLHFDTDEALLSQSQQITHPIASCVLYLTGGEKDENDDSGDGGGSTIVLDQTPESTELAQVAWKAVPRDNQVLVFPGNLLHGVLPCPGKQPNVAVTEDNPKMETTPDVNSLWKAEPKNEGKDLPNKHRLTLLIGFWTRRVPDQMKQQRLYGPCGPLPPASEEHSWVRAITKGYGGKSIKKDSRGVERKAAIQLVSTPIARVSPVWEKLQPEMKNDSPPLQIPKAIDHRFFVTGAPQCFRDALFEGDEFDEMDQVDVADGDA; the protein is encoded by the coding sequence ATGGCGGTCGAAGGAGACAAACATCAGAGACAGCCTGGCGAGGCGACGGCTTCCCACGAGCAAGAACGCGCTTCGAAACGGGCCAAAAACGGATCGAATTTACAGTCAGATGACAATCGACTGGATGCGTTGCTCGATCAAGTATGGGCCCATTATCGGGCGTTTCTCGAATCCGCAGCGGACCAATATGATGAAGAAATCGAACATACAGATGGCAAAAATATGGAAGGGGACTATgatgaattggaagaaataTTACAACTCTTACTGTCCCACAACGGTGCGAGCTACCAAACTCCCCATCTCGGCACGGATGCTCGGACTTCCTTGTCCACATTGACCACACGTCGGTCGCTATTGCCTGTACTAGTCAGTGTTGTTTCAAATATCCTGGCCGATGCGGCTATTGCAGAATCCTTGCAATCACTCAATGAGGGCCGGGATAGACTCAACTTGGATGAGCACCTACCAACCATTCAACGACACGTCACCAATGCCTTGACGTATTGTCCGTGGAACGCAGCGGCTTGGTCCATGGCTGCCAACTGGGGGCGGCTCACGCAGCGACTTGTGTGGGTGGAAAATCGTGGAGCCGATGTGGCTCACTGGTATCACTACGCGGCTACGTGTGCCCACCACGTCCGACACGTAGCTCTGGAGCTACTCGACGATGATACCGTCGATGTAGCGGTCAAGGAATGGTTGGAATCGCTCGTTTTGAACCAGATGGTGGGAGTTGAATTCATGGTAGACGACGAAGAGTCAGACAttgaggaaaaggacgacgAGCAAGTGGAAACATCCTCCGAATTGGAATACTGGTCCGCTTCGTCAGTGGAAGGGACGGCGCGATTTATGGCAGCCATGCAATTGTCCGTCATTGGACAACACGATCTCGCGAAATCACATTTGCAGCATTTTCCTGTCACTCATCGGCTGCATCCACATCTATGGCGCTGGGGAGAAGAAGGAAACGGGACCGGTACTACCAACCAACAGAATGAACGCAACGAAATGGCAACCAAACTTCCGAAAGAAACGATCAAAGACCCGGCGATGTATCGTCAACAAGCCAAATTTTGTGGATGCGCGCAAGGTGCACTTTTACCGCAGACTCTTTATCAGCAGTTGTGTAGTGTCTTTGCCCCGGAAGCCGCCTATTGGCAGGAAAGTGGGTACGCCCATCGCGGTTACTATTCGTACTTCATGGACCGACCCTCTTCCCAACAGACACCACGTAATGTGTTGGAAGACGTAGTAATGAATTACGTGTTGCCGGCCGTCGAGACTCATCTAGGTGGACCCACGGCCGACGGCATTTGCGGCTTTGAATGGTGGATCCACACCCGGCCCATTCAGGCCAATCTCGGGCACAATCTACATTTTGATACCGACGAGGCCTTGTTGTCTCAGTCGCAACAAATTACGCATCCGATCGCTTCGTGCGTACTGTACTTGACGGGTGGGGAGAAGGACGAAAATGATGATagtggcgacggcggcggtTCAACAATTGTACTGGACCAAACTCCTGAGTCCACTGAGCTTGCACAAGTAGCCTGGAAAGCAGTTCCTCGTGACAATCAAGTCCTTGTTTTCCCCGGGAACCTCTTGCACGGTGTACTCCCTTGTCCCGGGAAGCAACCAAACGTTGCTGTAACGGAAGACAATCCGAAAATGGAAACTACACCGGATGTCAATAGTCTATGGAAAGCAGAACCCAAAAACGAGGGAAAAGACTTACCCAATAAACATCGGTTGACCTTGCTGATCGGGTTTTGGACTCGACGTGTTCCCGACCAGATGAAACAACAGCGACTGTACGGACCTTGTGGACCGTTGCCACCCGCTAGTGAGGAGCATTCTTGGGTACGGGCCATTACGAAAGGATACGGCGGAAAAAGTATAAAGAAAGACAGCCGTGGTGtagaaagaaaagcagcgatACAATTGGTGTCTACACCAATAGCAAGGGTATCACCAGTTTGGGAAAAATTACAACCAGAGATGAAAAATGATAGTCCTCCGTTACAAATTCCAAAGGCGATTGACCATCGGTTCTTTGTGACGGGTGCACCACAATGTTTTAGAGATGCCCTATTTGAAGGGGATGAATTTGATGAAATGGACCAGGTGGATGTAGCGGATGGGGACGCATGA
- a CDS encoding predicted protein yields the protein MAGPNGKGGRNPKKKKKKKTSPSNRLVDGDSSVPQNAVTVNSTIPTNTITTNGTSEAATDWYHAALACKEQGNAVLASTTPLHRDPTTTNHTNPIQQAVADYQRGLACLSAVADTPAAATECWRDLRTQLHGNLAIAWAKLGDYEAVEAACSLVLDSPTSAADVATAKLWYRRGTARYERGRHGPDDALLHASHDDLRHAQILLEQIDNNASKSHHHNNSNNTMQQSVQSAMQKTTRALEECARMCNRSSNYSSNGTSEATVDISMSLANVTAVRPERPDPLTQRDDVRKLLLARHCGFAQQQQPPSYGNGHGHCASETVESTAGEALFLIDWDWWCDWCYHVGLYATNAPQIQYYMVQGAVLPDEEEDRDMDQSDAPPGPIDNTALFLLAPQVWHAKKTLSTAQHFYKTWYLSYTTTHGHTTTVDDIVPPLQPHLVRGYHYELLPREVYAALRLWYGELTPSICRRVSVSRHVPTVHLHPQSPTLQPATGPTSSFCSACYRAGATMRCKRCMSVYYCQRSCQESHWQFHKAPCKRLAATNTEETVGSPVLPPPSYGRVGLHNLGNTCFMNSALQCLSHATPLTRSFLSNLYLIDVNVDNPLGSGGNLAHAYGAVLKDLWMKSNTTSLSPTALKRAIAMFAPRFAGCLQHDAQEFLAYLLDGLHEDLNRVRQKPYVEMPDITQGQNMAVAGARAWEALRRRDDSLVMDTFYGQFRSTCVCPRCQRVSVSFDAFNHVSLQIPTSVNATISVGVFVMGESGRWTRYGVSLPRTATTATLRLHLTELCGGKDLARLVLLEVFHNAIVRVVDETKSVGQLHPNTVLAAFDVDPLTGNADPTFHVCASHKLLPEDGDNNLDQPELFGFPFMISFSGKTTCRQAWEHLWSKVQHLVAHGSDEPDSSARDLLQIHLHDHRNQRLPVFPVANLDVTLAEMDNAMDTECTSALPRDSDLRLIDLLGPKSTDNYIFFWLEWQESPDVVLGSVPGEKGLESRIDEERFLAFESDASWLLCQKRQRAQSLAKGVTLDECFETFIQPERLDDNNMWYCSNCKDHVRAMKTMELWRLPNVLVVHLKRFEFRNVLRRDKLETLVDFPLDGLDMSKHCGSYSSRSFEDEHVPATYDLFAVTNHFGRMGFGHYTAFARRWDEEGIHNEHWALFDDSSVQEVTDERNIVSSAAWWIFCEGN from the exons ATGGCTGGTCCCAACGGCAAAGGCGGTCGCAACcccaaaaagaagaagaaaaagaagactTCTCCGTCGAATCGACTCGTTGACGGGGATTCTTCCGTCCCGCAAAACgcagtgactgtgaatagtACCATTCCGACGAATACGATCACGACGAACGGTACTTCCGAGGCGGCCACGGACTGGTACCACGCCGCACTCGCTTGCAAAGAACAAGGCAACGCCGTCTTGGCGTCGACCACACCGCTGCACCGGGACCCTACCACTACCAACCACACGAATCCGATACAACAAGCGGTAGCGGACTACCAACGAGGCTTGGCGTGCCTGTCCGCCGTGGCCGATACCCCCGCCGCGGCGACGGAGTGTTGGCGGGATTTACGCACGCAATTGCACGGCAACTTGGCCATTGCCTGGGCCAAGCTTGGTGACTACGAGGCGGTCGAAGCCGCTTGCTCTCTGGTACTGGACAGTCCCACGAGTGCCGCGGATGTGGCGACCGCCAAACTCTGGTACCGTCGGGGGACGGCGCGGTACGAACGAGGCCGACACGGACCGGATGACGCTCTCCTACACGCGAGTCACGACGATTTGCGGCACGCACAAATTCTACTCGAACAAATCGACAACAACGCTAGTAAGAGTCACCATCACAACAATAGCAACAACACTATGCAACAGAGCGTACAGAGTGCCATGCAAAAGACGACACGAGCTTTGGAAGAATGCGCACGTATGTGCAACCGAAGTTCCAACTATTCTTCGAACGGCACTAGCGAAGCGACCGTCGACATCTCCATGTCATTGGCAAACGTTACAGCAGTCCGTCCCGAACGACCCGATCCGTTGACGCAACGCGACGACGTACGTAAATTATTGTTGGCTCGACACTGCGGATTCGctcagcagcagcagcctccATCATACGGAAACGGCCACGGTCACTGCGCGAGCGAAACAGTCGAATCCACTGCAGGAGAAGCACTCTTTTTGATAGATTGGGACTGGTGGTGTGACTGGTGTTACCACGTCGGCCTTTACGCCACCAACGCTCCACAAATACAATACTACATGGTGCAGGGTGCCGTCTTGccggatgaagaagaggaccGCGATATGGATCAGTCCGACGCGCCTCCCGGTCCCATTGACAATACCGCACTCTTCCTCTTGGCACCCCAAGTATGGCACGCCAAGAAAACTCTTTCTACCGCCCAACACTTTTACAAAACCTGGTATCTTTCCTACACAACCACGCATGGCCATACCACCACTGTAGACGATATTGTGCCACCACTCCAACCCCACCTGGTCCGCGGCTATCACTACGAATTATTACCCCGGGAAGTTTACGCCGCGTTGCGTTTGTGGTACGGGGAACTGACACCCAGCATTTGTCGTCGCGTATCGGTGTCCCGTCACGTGCCCACGGTACACCTCCATCCCCAATCACCAACACTACAACCAGCGACCGGACCAACGTCGTCTTTCTGTTCCGCTTGTTACCGAGCGGGGGCGACCATGCGTTGCAAACGGTGCATGTCCGTTTACTACTGTCAGCGCTCGTGTCAAGAATCGCACTGGCAATTTCATAAAGCTCCCTGCAAGCGGTTGGCAGCCACCAACACGGAGGAGACCGTAGGATCGCCCGTCTTACCGCCGCCATCGTACGGTCGCGTTGGTTTACATAATCTGGGCAATACTTGTTTCATGAATTCCGCCTTGCAATGTTTGAGTCACGCGACGCCACTGACTCGGTCCTTTCTGTCTAACCTGTACTTGATCGACGTTAACGTTGACAATCCCTTGGGGAGCGGTGGGAACCTCGCACACGCCTACGGCGCGGTCTTGAAGGATCTGTGGATGAAATCTAACACGACTTCTCTCAGTCCCACCGCGCTGAAACGAGCAATCGCCATGTTCGCCCCGCGTTTTGCCGGATGCCTGCAACACGACGCACAAGAATTCCTGGCCTATTTGTTGGACGGCTTGCACGAAGATTTGAACCGGGTGCGACAAAAACCGTACGTGGAAATGCCCGACATTACTCAAGGGCAAAACATGGCCGTCGCCGGTGCACGGGCTTGGGAGGCCTTGCGCCGGAGGGATGATTCGCTCGTCATGGATACCTTTTACGGACAGTTTCGATCAACCTGTGTCTGTCCACGATGCCAACGAGTGTCCGTCTCCTTTGACGCTTTTAATCACGTGAGCTTGCAAATCCCGACATCGGTAAACGCAACAATCTCCGTCGGGGTATTTGTTATGGGGGAAAGTGGACGTTGGACAAGATACGGGGTCAGCCTACCTAGGACCGCCACCACCGCGACTTTGCGATTGCACTTGACAGAATTGTGCGGTGGGAAAGATTTGGCGCGGCTGGTTCTTTTGGAAGTATTCCACAATGCCATTGTTCGTGTCGTAGACGAAACGAAATCTGTGGGGCAGTTGCATCCCAACACCGTCCTGGCCGCTTTTGACGTGGATCCTCTGACGGGCAATGCTGATCCAACCTTTCACGTGTGTGCCAGCCACAAGCTACTCCCGGAGGATGGGGACAACAATTTGGACCAGCCAGAGCTGTTTGGCTTTCCCTTTATGATTTCCTTCTCGGGGAAAACGACGTGTCGGCAAGCCTGGGAACATCTTTGGTCTAAGGTGCAACATTTGGTGGCGCACGGAAGCGACGAACCCGACTCGAGTGCCCGCGATTTACTGCAAATTCATCTGCACGATCACCGGAACCAGCGCCTACCCGTGTTCCCAGTGGCCAATCTCGATGTCACCTTGGCGGAGATGGACAATGCAATGGACACCGAATGCACGTCCGCTCTCCCTCGAGATTCGGACCTCAGGCTTATCGACCTTCTGGGCCCCAAATCCACTGACAACTACATATTTTTCTGGCTGGAATGGCAAGAGAGCCCAGACGTTGTTTTAGGAAGTGTCCCAGGAGAAAAAGGATTGGAATCCAGGATTGATGAAGAACGATTTCTAGCTTTTGAAAGTGATGCGAGCTGGTTGTTATGCCAGAAGAGGCAGAGAGCACAAAGTTTGGCAAAAGGAGTGACGTTAGACGAGTGTTTCGAAACCTTCATTCAGCCTGAACGTTTGGATGACAACAATATGTGGTACTGCTCGAATTGCAAGGATCACGTTCGAGCCATGAAGACTATGGAACTCTGGCGGTTGCCAAATGTTCTGGTCGTGCACTTGAAGCGCTTCGAGTTCCGCAATGTGCTGCGGCGAGACAAATTAGAAACTCTGGTCGATTTCCCCCTGGATGGGCTGGACATGAGCAAGCATTGCGGGTCGTATTCGTCCAGGTCGTTTGAAGACGAACACGTTCCGGCCACTTACGATTTATTTGCCGTGACGAATCACTTCGGACGAATGGGATTTGGCCATTACACCGCATTTGCCCGACGATGGGACGAAGAGGGCATCCATAACGAGCACTGGGCACTCTTTGACGATTCAAGCGTACAGGAGGTCACCGATGAGAGGAATATAGTGTCATCCGCAGC ATGGTGGATCTTTTGCGAAGGGAATTAA
- a CDS encoding predicted protein — translation MWDPQERLTLQWKNHPSRPSALQPGETFRPRSVSPSARKKRQPIAASRVTAHYGTAETPARRTESPHPYTRTEHSPPRPESTTSDHQPQSSHETLDPDPPLYSGPVDDETHSDGGARSTPTAGRDQGNKGDSPPPTSRPIPVKPESDVGTKPSPEHVSVASLVARLAAVRRDNPDDALAQIDAILRQESGSMSQSQNTASDLRSQLSLASGSRSYTPSIGTDTSVANVSPPPDAVETVHDEPAEEDVDYADNDDDTSVSSITNPTYLGNHAHRKRGMTAFATTYRRPRPSSLQAYNKPQRHRGTEALPIVSEGPESKRESRRQKSIVTPPATIQVGAAKDSPHVARSATGGSGRPPSPMDVVDDLVEEFFAKGGGAKREVQASASDEIEEKLRRWDAMSTPDREEAKAQTRSVTSGEAQHLAIPYSNARSSASQRSPTSDAIEELCSKVTKESVIATPSRRQHPWDSTTSSDDGPVGVTSVDGSTGVEVEYTPLDTDLSSSKQTRSSPYRHPYDDQTRQEANHFPIEPMYSFDAFEDAEQVNWGTTPSFSGEQHARSSGLADEFDSAWVDLPSSAFFPESKRFWSNGETDSTVGRVVPLKPEPKIVRDLGTNDSFGNVHKDKSQFHTNSTDYSVPDDESATTPSIHGNVQKIEARVYQSNNRPGARYFPPARVSAPHTSGSYEQGRWEEEKYDTTVTATQFHVNASPKAPRGLRGFLNRRYNKGNSGTSQVSVGSGSRYSSRYSQKRIHTLFQNGNEREKDYKEMDPPYASHRGGRASLSPSRERSRSLDERRLRHPGKGRKFSRFVPVYDDDDRNRTAQAYS, via the coding sequence ATGTGGGATCCCCAGGAACGTCTCACCCTCCAGTGGAAGAATCACCCATCGCGACCGTCCGCATTGCAACCCGGTGAGACCTTTCGTCCGCGATCCGTCTCGCCCTCCGCACGAAAGAAACGGCAACCGATCGCTGCCTCACGCGTCACCGCCCATTACGGAACGGCCGAAACACCGGCCCGCCGCACGGAGTCCCCCCACCCGTACACGCGCACCGAACATTCCCCGCCCCGTCCCGAGTCAACTACATCCGATCACCAACCACAGTCGAGCCACGAAACTTTGGATCCCGATCCTCCACTTTATTCTGGGcccgtcgacgacgaaacacaCAGCGACGGGGGCGCTCGTAGCACACCCACTGCGGGCCGCGACCAAGGCAACAAAGGTGATTCCCCTCCACCAACGTCGCGACCCATTCCCGTCAAGCCTGAAAGTGACGTCGGGACAAAACCATCTCCGGAACACGTCTCCGTAGCGTCGCTCGTGGCACGCTTGGCGGCCGTCCGACGTGACAATCCGGACGACGCCTTGGCGCAGATTGATGCTATTTTACGACAGGAAAGTGGATCCATGTCGCAGTCGCAGAATACAGCCTCGGATTTGCGTTCGCAACTCAGTCTGGCCAGCGGCAGTCGCAGTTACACCCCGAGCATCGGTACGGATACGTCCGTAGCGAACGTCTCACCCCCACCGGACGCTGTGGAAACAGTCCACGACGAGCCAGCCGAGGAGGACGTGGACTATGcggacaacgacgacgatacttCCGTTTCCAGCATTACCAATCCGACATATCTGGGAAACCACGCGCATCGGAAAAGAGGTATGACTGCGTTTGCCACGACCTACCGACGACCAAGGCCTTCTTCACTCCAGGCGTACAACAAACCGCAACGCCATCGCGGCACAGAGGCATTGCCGATTGTTAGTGAGGGCCCCGAATCCAAACGCGAAAGCCGTCGCCAAAAGAGTATCGTGACGCCACCAGCTACCATCCAAGTCGGAGCCGCCAAGGACAGCCCACATGTCGCGCGGTCGGCCACGGGCGGGTCGGGCCGACCGCCATCCCCCATGGAtgttgtggacgacttgGTTGAGGAATTTTTTGCCAAGGGCGGCGGTGCCAAACGGGAAGTGCAGGCATCGGCGTCGGACGAAATCGAAGAAAAGCTGCGACGCTGGGATGCCATGAGTACGCCTGAtcgggaagaagccaaggcaCAAACTCGGTCCGTTACGTCAGGGGAGGCACAGCATCTAGCGATACCGTACTCCAACGCAAGGTCCTCTGCCTCTCAAAGATCGCCCACATCCGACGCCATTGAAGAGCTGTGCAGCAAAGTTACCAAGGAGAGCGTGATTGCTACCCCCAGTCGAAGACAACACCCTTGGGATTCGACGACATCGTCAGACGATGGTCCTGTTGGGGTCACAAGTGTGGATGGGTCCACTGGTGTGGAAGTGGAATACACTCCTCTCGATACCGATCTCAGTTCATCGAAACAGACTCGCTCATCTCCATATCGCCATCCGTACGATGACCAAACTCGTCAGGAAGCAAATCACTTTCCTATCGAACCGATGTACTCGTTTGATGCCTTTGAAGACGCGGAGCAGGTGAACTGGGGAACGACGCCAAGTTTTTCTGGGGAACAACATGCACGCTCGAGTGGTCTCGCGGATGAATTTGATTCGGCTTGGGTGGATCTCCCATCCTCCGCATTCTTTCCAGAAAGCAAGCGCTTCTGGTCCAACGGAGAGACGGACTCGACTGTCGGACGAGTCGTCCCGCTAAAACCAGAACCAAAAATCGTCCGGGACCTCGGTACCAACGACAGCTTCGGCAATGTACACAAAGACAAATCACAATTTCACACGAACAGCACCGATTATAGCGTCCccgacgacgaatccgcAACGACTCCTTCAATTCATGGTAACGTGCAAAAGATTGAAGCTCGTGTCTATCAATCGAACAATCGACCTGGAGCTCGATACTTTCCGCCAGCACGGGTATCGGCACCTCACACTTCGGGCAGCTACGAACAGGGTCGGTGGGAAGAGGAAAAGTATGATACCACCGTCACGGCGACTCAATTTCACGTGAATGCGAGTCCAAAAGCCCCCCGGGGTCTACGAGGCTTTCTCAATCGCCGGTACAACAAGGGGAACTCCGGAACAAGTCAAGTGAGCGTAGGGTCCGGATCTCGGTACAGTAGTCGTTACTCGCAAAAACGGATTCATACACTTTTCCAGAATGGCAACGAAAGAGAGAAAGATTATAAAGAAATGGATCCCCCATACGCATCGCATCGGGGTGGACGGGCATCCCTATCGCCGAGTCGGGAACGGTCCCGTTCGTTAGACGAACGGCGACTACGACATCCCGGCAAAGGCCGCAAGTTCAGTCGCTTTGTACCCGTgtacgatgacgatgaccgTAATCGTACAGCAcaagcttacagttaa
- a CDS encoding predicted protein has product MKPIGEKLTGVEEAEQTFYNPTKYRCVHCLVPATALYKQYASASSTSLSLKLEICVRCHQVVDPYAEREVLLVALDLIALRPEAYRHVLCNRIQPNYHENGNGVLQAQTQQATNSRLCQKWLQYVSSSRILHAYLLWEAWRYERETKQPSISPLQFLYFLSLSFVELVSFSGPIVAVVLWLAGAKKSRNSIGAPSSIALRWEVVALFVALVLPTSFHALTVLIQVWENTPTVRALGALMTLLYQNMAVQTIVMAAQVDRAKDKNMIGRRVYESLWRTHLWAMAAGLLTRWILLLAVSAMLPSGTNTPCTGWRWTTSDGTSLCLL; this is encoded by the coding sequence ATGAAACCGATAGGAGAGAAGCTTACAGGCGTAGAAGAGGCAGAACAAACGTTCTACAATCCCACCAAGTACCGCTGCGTCCACTGCTTGGTACCAGCAACGGCACTGTACAAACAGTATGCTTCCGCATCGTCTACGTCATTAAGCTTGAAACTTGAAATCTGTGTACGGTGCCACCAGGTGGTGGATCCGTACGCCGAACGCGAAGTCTTACTCGTCGCTCTGGATTTGATTGCGCTGCGACCGGAAGCCTACCGGCATGTTTTGTGCAATCGAATACAGCCAAACTATCACGAGAATGGAAACGGTGTCCTCCAAGCCCAAACACAGCAAGCCACCAATAGCCGGTTATGCCAGAAATGGTTGCAGTACGTCTCCTCCAGTAGAATTTTACACGCCTACTTGCTCTGGGAAGCTTGGCGTTACGAGCGAGAAACAAAGCAACCATCTATATCGCCTTTGCAGTTTCTCTACTTTCTGAGCCTTTCTTTTGTGGAGCTTGTATCCTTTTCGGGGCCTATTGTCGCCGTAGTGTTGTGGCTTGCCGGGGCGAAAAAAAGTAGGAATTCAATCGGGGCTCCTTCCTCAATAGCTTTGAGATGGGAGGTAGTCGCTCTCTTTGTTGCCCTGGTGCTCCCGACAAGCTTTCATGCACTGACCGTCTTGATTCAAGTCTGGGAAAACACGCCTACTGTACGCGCCTTGGGTGCTTTGATGACGCTATTGTACCAAAATATGGCGGTGCAAACCATAGTCATGGCCGCGCAGGTCGATCGAGCCAAAGACAAGAATATGATCGGTCGTCGGGTCTACGAATCTTTGTGGAGGACGCATCTATGGGCCATGGCCGCGGGACTCTTAACAAGAtggattttgttgcttgcCGTGAGTGCTATGTTGCCGTCCGGAACAAACACCCCCTGTACGGGATGGCGATGGACAACAAGCGATGGGACGTCTCTGTGTTTATTGTAG
- a CDS encoding predicted protein — translation MTSLSHQDESDGDNVQSNKPQEDLEEPKETEPLGILTEQSFKSLGACETLQEACDRLEWKTATRIQASVLPEAFEGRDIIGLAETGSGKTGAFCLPILQGLLRKPVKGTAALILTPTRELAFQILQVVQGLGQAMGATAVCVVGGVDRTSQAIALGRNPHVVIATPGRLLDHLKDTKGFNLNKVRYLVLDEADRMLSMDFEEELHQILDNMPEQRQTLLFSATMTTQVAKLERASLKDPVKVQVSTKFQTPKQLLQSYLFIPAKYKDCYLTYLINEHAGQSILVFGATCNNVQRLALMLRNLGFPAVCLHGQMDQSKRLGALQKFSSGDRTILLCTDVASRGLDLPQVDLVINFDLPGHGKEYIHRVGRTARAGKSGRAIAMVTQYDVEVYQRLEALLGKKLDEWKTDEKTVLVLLERVSDAQRMATRELKEQ, via the coding sequence ATGACAAGCCTTTCCCATCAAGACGAAAGCGACGGCGACAACGTCCAGAGCAACAAACCACAggaagatttggaggaaCCAAAAGAGACAGAGCCGCTGGGAATTTTGACGGAACAATCGTTCAAGTCGCTCGGTGCTTGTGAAACGCTTCAGGAAGCTTGCGATCGGTTGGAGTGGAAGACGGCGACTCGCATTCAAGCATCTGTCTTACCGGAAGCCTTCGAGGGCCGTGACATTATCGGCCTCGCCGAGACGGGTTCTGGGAAAACCGGAGCCTTTTGTTTGCCGATCCTGCAGGGTTTGTTGCGGAAACCGGTCAAGGGCACGGCGGCCTTGATTTTGACGCCGACCCGCGAACTGGCCTTTCAGATTTTGCAAGTCGTGCAGGGATTGGGACAAGCAATGGGAGCAACGGCGGTCTGTGTTGTGGGTGGAGTGGATCGGACGTCGCAGGCGATTGCTTTGGGACGAAATCCACACGTGGTGATTGCGACGCCCGGACGGCTGTTGGATCATTTGAAAGATACAAAGGGATTTAATCTGAACAAAGTACGCTACTTGGTTTTGGACGAAGCGGATCGCATGTTGTCGATGGATTTTGAAGAAGAGTTGCATCAGATCCTGGACAACATGCCGGAACAACGACAAACACTTTTGTTTAGTGCCACCATGACTACGCAAGTGGCCAAGCTCGAGCGGGCTTCGCTGAAAGATCCTGTCAAGGTCCAAGTTAGCACCAAATTCCAGACACCAAAGCAGCTATTACAATCGTACTTGTTTATTCCCGCTAAATACAAGGACTGCTACTTGACCTATCTGATCAACGAACACGCCGGACAGTCCATTCTCGTATTTGGTGCAACCTGCAATAACGTGCAGCGGCTCGCACTCATGCTGCGCAACTTGGGTTTCCCCGCCGTATGCTTGCACGGCCAAATGGATCAGTCCAAGCGGTTGGGCGCCCTGCAGAAGTTTTCCAGTGGCGATCGGACCATTTTGCTCTGTACCGACGTTGCCAGTCGCGGTCTCGATTTGCCCCAGGTCGATTTGGTCATTAACTTTGATCTACCTGGACACGGGAAGGAGTACATTCATCGTGTGGGGCGGACTGCGCGTGCCGGAAAGTCAGGTAGGGCGATTGCTATGGTGACGCAGTACGACGTGGAAGTGTACCAACGATTGGAAGCCTTGCTGGGTAAAAAGCTGGACGAATGGAAGACGGACGAAAAGACGGTCTTGGTATTGTTGGAGCGTGTCAGTGACGCACAGCGGATGGCCACGCGAGAACTCAAGGAGCAG